Below is a window of Mucilaginibacter ginkgonis DNA.
CTGCTTACACTGCTGATATTAATGAAGTGAAAGCAATGCAGCAAAACCTGACCAAAGATCAGCAGGCCAATATCAATTACTGGAGTGCAGGCGCCGTTTTGCGCTGGAATGAGATCTTGCGCGAACTGGTTGCAAAATACAATCTGCCACCTTATCAGAATAACGACGGCACATACCCTGCGCCAAACGCGGCAAATCCGTTTCAATATCCGCAGTTCCCGTTCAGCAACCCGCCGTATGCGGCACGTTCTTACGCCTATGTAAGTGCAGCACAGTATGACGCTTTGATTGCTGCTTATCACTTTAAAAAATTATACAACCGCGCAGCGCCGTATAAGAATGACGCAGGTGTACAGGCGCTGATCCCAAAATCAGACCTGCCATCATACCCAAGCGAAGATGCCGTGGTTGCGGGTACAGTGGTAGAAACCATGAAATTATTGTTCCCGACTGAGGTAGCCTATATTGAGCAAAAAGCCGCCGATGAGGAAAACTATCGTTTGGCTGCAGGTGCTAATACCCGCAGCGACTGGGATGCAGGTTTCTCTTTAGGCCGCCAAGTGGCTTTAAAATTTGTAACCCGTGCACGCGGGGACAGGGCAGGTGCCGCAATTGGTACGCCTGCAATATGGAGCGCGCTGGAAACAAATACTGCCGCGACAGGTGAGACGCCATGGATCAGCTTAGAGTCGCCAAAAAGACCGCCGATGCTGCCGCTGTTCAGCAAGGTTAAAACTTTCCTGTTTGATTCGCTTACCGTTATCGCTTTACGCCCGCCTCCGCCACCTTCTGTAAAAAGTGCCGAGTTTCAAAAACAGGTTGATGAAGTAAATAATCTTGCCGCCAATATTACCCGCCAGCAAAACGCCACCGTTGCCTTTTGGGCAGACGGTGTGGGTACTTACACCCCGCCGGGGCACTGGGACTATATTGCCGCTACTGAGTTTATTAAACAAAACTGGAGCGAAGTGCGATGGGCGCGTAATATGGCTTACCTGAACATGGCCATGATGGATGCCGGCATTGTATGCTGGGACACCAAGTATTTTTATTTTAACGCAAGGCCGTCGCAGATCAATCCAAATGTAAAAACATACACAGGGGTGCCAAACTTCCCGGCTTATACATCAGGGCACTCGAACTTTAGCGCCGCCGCGGCAACTTATTTAAGTTACATACTTCCCGATAGGGGCAGCAAGTTTACAGATATGGCGCAAGAAGCTGCCATGTCGCGCTTGTACGGTGGTATCCACTATCGCATTGACTGCGAGATGGGCCTGGTTACGGGCGGCAAAGTTGGCCTGTATGCCGTTGCAAAAGCAAAGGCAGACGGTGCCGACAATTAATAACGGAGTTTAGTTGATTCTTTATATAATTTGGTTTGAACGCCCGGCTGGTTACCGGGCGTTTTTTTGTAATAAGCTGCCCGTATCGGTTTATGAGTCGCGTTAGCGATTGCAGCGGAAAGCCCACAGGGCCGTCCAGATAACATCGGGACCGGACCGAGGACTGGAAGCGAAAAGCGCGACCCGACAAAGGAGGGTAACGCCCAAATCTTTTCTAATTTAAATCAACTTCACTGGTTATAACTTATCCATAAATTAATGCTCCCGAACCATCTTCAAACTTTACTGTTATATTGTTGAATCATTTTGACCTATGGACTATTACAATATATTAGGCTTAAAAAAAGGCGCGTCTGACAAGGACATAAAAAGCGCTTACCGTAAGCTGGCCCGTAAATACCATCCCGACCTTAACCCTAACGACAAAGAGGCCAATAAAAAATTCCAGGAAATAAACGAAGCCAATGAAGTTTTGAGCGACCCTGACAAACGCAAAAAATACGACGACTATGGCGATAACTGGCAACACGCCGAAGCCTATGAGCAACAGAAACAACAGGCAGGCAGCCGTCAGTACAGTGGCTACCAGGGGGGCGGACAGGGCGGTGGTTTTAACTACGAAAGCTTTGGCGATGGAGGCGATTTCTCTGACTATTTTAGCCAGATGTTTAGTGGCATGGGTGGTGGCGGCGGCCGGCAGGCCCGTTACCGCGGCCAGGATTACAGTTCAGAGTTGCATTTAAACCTGCGCGACATACTGGAATCGCAAAAAAAGACCTTAACGGTTAACGGCAAAAACATCAGGATTACTATTCCGGCAGGTGTAGAGAACGGGCAGACCATTAAAATTGCAGGGCATGGCGGGGCAGGTACCAATGGCGGCCCTGCGGGCGACTTGCTGATCACGTTTGTGATCAAAGACGACCCGCAATTTAAGCGCGATGGCAATAACCTGCAAACCAATGTAAACATAGACCTGTATACCGCGGTGTTGGGTGGCGATACCATTGCAGAGACGCTGGCCGGTAAAGTTAAAGTACCTGTTAAACCCGGTACGCAAAACAACACCAAAGTGAAACTCAAAGGCAAAGGCATGCCGGTCTATAAAAAGGACGGCCAGTTTGGCGATCTGTACATCAATTACCAGGTGCAGATACCTACCGACCTTACAGAGAAGCAAAAAGAATTATTTAAACAACTGCAAAACGCATAGCTATGGAAACACAACTGATAGAAACAACTGTATTTTGCAGCTACCACAATGTGGACGAGCCTTTCATAGACGCGCTTGCAGAAAACGGCCTGATAAAATTCAAGGTGGTTCAGCGTAAAAAGTTTATTCCGTATGAACAGCTAAGTGCTTTAGAAAAGATGGTGCGCATGCACCGCGAACTGGATATTAACGTTGCGGGGATACAGGCGATGTT
It encodes the following:
- a CDS encoding phosphatase PAP2 family protein, giving the protein MKNIFKNVLLFSIAGLVLSACKKEMISTTQTISALAPASQDLNADNWKPILITGFSDLTVATPDAVGSTAYTADINEVKAMQQNLTKDQQANINYWSAGAVLRWNEILRELVAKYNLPPYQNNDGTYPAPNAANPFQYPQFPFSNPPYAARSYAYVSAAQYDALIAAYHFKKLYNRAAPYKNDAGVQALIPKSDLPSYPSEDAVVAGTVVETMKLLFPTEVAYIEQKAADEENYRLAAGANTRSDWDAGFSLGRQVALKFVTRARGDRAGAAIGTPAIWSALETNTAATGETPWISLESPKRPPMLPLFSKVKTFLFDSLTVIALRPPPPPSVKSAEFQKQVDEVNNLAANITRQQNATVAFWADGVGTYTPPGHWDYIAATEFIKQNWSEVRWARNMAYLNMAMMDAGIVCWDTKYFYFNARPSQINPNVKTYTGVPNFPAYTSGHSNFSAAAATYLSYILPDRGSKFTDMAQEAAMSRLYGGIHYRIDCEMGLVTGGKVGLYAVAKAKADGADN
- a CDS encoding DnaJ C-terminal domain-containing protein; this translates as MDYYNILGLKKGASDKDIKSAYRKLARKYHPDLNPNDKEANKKFQEINEANEVLSDPDKRKKYDDYGDNWQHAEAYEQQKQQAGSRQYSGYQGGGQGGGFNYESFGDGGDFSDYFSQMFSGMGGGGGRQARYRGQDYSSELHLNLRDILESQKKTLTVNGKNIRITIPAGVENGQTIKIAGHGGAGTNGGPAGDLLITFVIKDDPQFKRDGNNLQTNVNIDLYTAVLGGDTIAETLAGKVKVPVKPGTQNNTKVKLKGKGMPVYKKDGQFGDLYINYQVQIPTDLTEKQKELFKQLQNA
- a CDS encoding chaperone modulator CbpM, with translation METQLIETTVFCSYHNVDEPFIDALAENGLIKFKVVQRKKFIPYEQLSALEKMVRMHRELDINVAGIQAMFNVLERLENLQHENLKLRNRLSFYL